The following coding sequences lie in one Trichoderma breve strain T069 chromosome 1, whole genome shotgun sequence genomic window:
- a CDS encoding adenosine/AMP deaminase domain-containing protein — protein sequence MPMPDDLWEALSQDIPTTSDPFVKQYLTGRESLIGKEKETRSDASFRKSLSPIARRACAIVDRIRAHEQATVWTPSVEEQLAQETKQSIFPGMMFMMAKDRMEKTNLWKIVRRMPKGSLLHAHMDAMVDFDFILGELLKTPGMHMSSDVPLTTDESRESSVVRFRFRAKERVDGSIWDESYEPGSFLLLTKVADEFPEGGRPGFLKWLKSRCTLSLIDSHEQHHGIDAIWEKFAKCFVVVATMIHYEPMFRAFLRRLMGLLKADGVNWAELRFTWPLDYCRDRREEPETDYSHMCKVILEEVAKFKASEEGKGFWGLTLIWTTLRSFETRRIVENMDHCITTKMEFPNLIAGYDVVGPEDLGKPLVNLLPELFWFRKQCAQEGVNLPFYFHAGETLGDGSSTDNNLFDAILLGTRRIGHGFSLYKHPLLIDMVKDKRILIESCPISNEVLRLCGSVTAHPLPALLARGVPCSLCNDDPAMLGQNTAGMSHDFWQALQGWDNLGLAGLGSLAENSVRWSTFEDQDQEQWVKGIQEASLGSGVKADRLKQWRVDWEAFCLWIVTEFGDEFDPETEA from the exons ATGCCCATGCCTGATGACCTGTGGGAGGCGCTCTCCCAAGACATTCCCACCACGTCGGATCCCTTCGTGAAGCAGTATCTGACGGGCCGTGAGAGCCTCAttggcaaggagaaggagacgaGGTCAGATGCGTCCTTTCGCAAATCCCTGTCGCCAATCGCCAGACGCGCCTGCGCCATCGTCGACCGCATCCGTGCCCATGAGCAGGCCACCGTCTGGACGCCCAGCGTCGAGGAGCAGCTGGCCCAGGAGACCAAGCAGAGCATCTTCCCGGGCATGATGTTCATGATGGCCAAGGACCGCATGGAGAAGACCAACCTGTGGAAGATTGTGCGCCGTATGCCCAAGGGATCTCTGCTGCATGCACACATGGACGCGATGGTGGACTTTGACTTTATTCTCggcgagcttctcaagaCCCCCGGCATGCACATGTCCAGCGACGTGCCTCTCACAACGGATGAGTCCAGAGAGAGTTCAGTTGTGCGTTTTAGATTCAGGGCCAAGGAAAGGGTAGACGGGTCGATATGGGACGAGAGCTACGAGCCGGGCTCGTTTCTGCTGCTCACCAAGGTGGCTGACGAGTTCCCCGAAGGCGGCCGGCCGGGGTTCTTGAAGTGGCTCAAGAGCCGGTGTACGCTCTCACTTATCGACAGCCACGAGCAGCACCACGGAATTGACGCCATTTGGGAAAAGTTTGCCAAGTgcttcgtcgtcgttgcGACCATGATACACTACGAGCCCATGTTCCGCGCCTTCTTGCGGCGCCTGATGGGGCTTCTCAAGGCTGACGGCGTCAACTGGGCCGAACTTCG ATTCACATGGCCACTCGACTACTGCCGTGACCGTAGGGAGGAACCGGAGACGGACTACAGCCACATGTGCAAGGTCATTCTAGAGGAAGTCGCCAAGTTTAAAGCCTCCGAGGAAGGCAAGGGCTTTTGGGGCCTCACACTCATCTGGACGACTCTCCGGAGCTTTGAGACTCGGCGTATAGTTGAGAACATGGATCACTGCATCACGACCAAGATGGAATTCCCCAACCTCATAGCAGGATACGACGTCGTCGGACCCGAGGATCTCGGTAAGCCGCTGGTAAACTTACTACCCGAACTGTTCTGGTTCCGAAAGCAGTGTGCGCAGGAGGGCGTCAACCTGCCTTTTTACTTCCACGCGGGTGAAACGCTCGGTGATGGCTCCAGCACAGACAACAACCTATTTGATGCCATATTGTTGGGCACTCGCCGCATAGGCCACGGATTCAGTCTATACAAGCACCCTCTTCTCATTGATATGGTCAAGGACAAGCGTATCCTCATCGAATCGTGCCCCATCTCAAACGAAGTCCTCCGGCTTTGTGGATCTGTTACTGCCCACCCACTGCCAGCCCTCCTTGCCCGCGGAGTCCCGTGCAGTCTCTGCAACGATGATCCGGCAATGCTGGGCCAAAACACGGCGGGCATGTCCCACGACTTTTGGCAGGCTCTTCAAGGCTGGGACAACTTGGGCTTGGCAGGGCTTGGCAGCCTGGCCGAAAACAGCGTTCGGTGGTCAACTTTTGAGGACCAAGACCAGGAGCAATGGGTCAAGGGCATTCAAGAGGCCAGCCTCGGAAGCGGTGTAAAAGCGGATAGACTTAAGCAGTGGAGGGTGGACTGGGAGGCTTTCTGTTTGTGGATTGTGACTGAGTTTGGCGATGAGTTTGACCCTGAGACAGAGGCGTAG
- a CDS encoding hydantoinase b/oxoprolinase domain-containing protein: MANSSKERGIRIAIDRGGTFTDCVGEHNGEEIIIKLLSEDPANYKDAPLEGIRRIMSHFLKRDIPRGEPLDTSKIDSIRMGTTVATNALLERKGEKIAMIVTKGFKDCLTIGNQSRPKIFDLAIRKPDVLYEQVVEIDERVTLEDYAEDPERKITAADAQAGTKEAEGKELVRGLSGETVRILRRPEHGDIKEKLQKVYDSGIRSIAVCLMHGYTFPEHEALIGKIAKEIGFQHISLSHELMPMVKLVPRATSVCADAYLTPAIRKYIDGFQAGFEGGLGTESVKHEKGPKGARCEFMQSDGGLVDVDKFTGLKAILSGPAGGVVGYAMTSYDEETRVPVIGFDMGGTSTDVSRYGEGRYEHVFETTTAGVTIQSPQLDINTVAAGGGSRLFFRNGLFVVEPESAGAHPGPACYRKGGPATVTDANLYLGRLLPEFFPKIFGKNEDEGLDLEASKKVLQELTDQVNQETGKNLTVDEVAFGFLTVANETMTRPIRSITEAKGHDTSKHRLATFGGAGGQHAVAIAESLGISQILVHRYSSVLSAYGMALADVVDERQEPDSSVWEDNGKVVTELKAKMEKLKDKSRAALKDQGFDENEIVFEEYLNCRYRGTESALMIIKPSEEEAKASFDGKDWEFGKAFVKHHRYEFGFTLDDRDIIVDDVRLKSIKRQDTPSKKQHSEQEVYFEGGRVKTPVYKLKDLNEGDVVNGPAMLADGTQTIVVTPRTKALITGTHVVLDISKEGTKDESHNTGGDREVDPIMLSIFGHRFMAIAEQMGRALQKTSVSTNVKERLDFSCAIFDASGNLVANAPHLPVHLGSMSHLVRRQAEIWKGRLQKGDVIISNHPSYGGTHLPDVTLVMPAFDPKGENILFYAASRAHHADIGGISAGSMPPHSRELFQEGASIKSEKLVSGGKFDEERVIELFYNEPAQYPGCSGTRSLADNINDLKAQVSANNKGISLIETLIDEYGEETVQFYMVNIQKNAEMCVRRLLKDVYKRFEGKELSAVDYMDDGTPIRLKVTIDPEAGEAEFDFEGTGPEVYGNINAPQAITFSAIIYCLRCLISEDIPLNQGCLKPIHVKIPPKSLLSPSGNAAVVGGNVLTSQRITDVVFKAFQACAASQGCCNNLTFGFGGNQSGKEAVKGFGYYETIAGGSGAGPDWVGTSGVHVHMTNTRITDSEIFERRYPVILKEFSIRKGSGGDGQHRGGDGVIRDIEFRIPLQVSILSERRVYHPYGLNGGEDAQCGLNLWLQGEEDSGQTEYEERHINLGAKNTAAMSAGDRIIICTPGGGGWGKPGEKSQERKRADVTESWSKGSFAAREETALQA; encoded by the exons ATGGCAAATTCATCCAAGGAGCGCGGCATTCGCATAGCAATCGACCGAGGCGGCACCTTCACCGACTGCGTTGGCGAGCACAATGGCGaggaaatcatcatcaagctccTCTCCGAGGACCCGGCAAACTACAAAGATGCGCCGCTGGAGGGCATCCGGCGCATCATGAGCCATTTCCTCAAGCGGGACATCCCCCGTGGCGAACCCTTGGACACTTCCAAAATTGATTCCATTCGTATGGGCACCACCGTGGCGACGAATGCGTTGCTGGAAAGGAAGGGcgagaagattgccatgaTCGTCACAAAAGGGTTTAAAGACTGTTTGACGATTGGTAATCAGTCCAGGCCCAAGATCTTTGACCTGGCCATCAGGAAGCCGGATGTTTTGTATGAGCAGGTCGTGGAAATTGACGAGCGAGTCACACTGGAGGATTATGCTGAAGACCCGGAAAGGAAAATCACAGCGGCAGATGCTCAGGCGGGCACCAAGGAGGCCGAAGGCAAAGAGCTCGTCAGGGGTCTCTCCGGCGAGACGGTCAGAATATTGAGACGCCCCGAACATGGCGATATCAAAGAAAAGCTACAAAAGGTGTATGACTCTGGAATTCGCAGCATAGCCGTGTGCCTTATGCACGGATATACGTTCCCCGAGCACGAGGCTCTGATAGGCAAGATTGCAAAGGAGATTGGCTTCCAACACATTTCACTCAGTCACGAGCTGATGCCCATGGTGAAGCTTGTACCGCGAGCAACTTCTGTCTGCGCAGATGCATATCTGACTCCTGCAATCAGGAAGTAcattgatggcttccagGCTGGATTTGAAGGAGGCTTGGGCACAGAGAGCGTCAAGCACGAAAAGGGTCCCAAAGGCGCTCGCTGTGAGTTTATGCAGAGTGATGGCGGTCTCGTTGATGTCGACAAATTTACGGGCCTCAAGGCCATTTTATCTGGTCCCGCAGGAGGTGTAGTGGGCTATGCTATGACATCCTATGATGAAGAGACGAGGGTTCCCGTTATTGGGTTTGACATG GGAGGCACTAGTACAGACGTTTCTCGTTACGGAGAGGGCCGATACGAGCACGTCTTCGAAACAACCACTGCCGGCGTCACGATCCAGTCTCCTCAGCTGGACATCAACACTGTCGCCGCTGGAGGTGGctctcgtctcttcttccgcaacGGATTGTTCGTCGTGGAACCTGAGTCTGCCGGTGCGCATCCCGGCCCTGCCTGCTACAGAAAAGGTGGTCCTGCAACTGTCACGGATGCCAACCTGTACCTGGGCCGCCTTCTGCCAGAATTCTTCCCCAAAATCTTTGgcaaaaatgaagatgagggacTGGATCTGGAGGCGAGCAAAAAGGTGTTGCAGGAGCTGACAGACCAAGTCAACCAAGAGACTGGAAAGAATCTGACCGTAGATGAGGTCGCTTTTGGATTCCTGACGGTTGCAAACGAGACCATGACAAGACCTATCCGATCCATCACCGAAGCAAAGGGCCACGATACCTCTAAACACCGTCTGGCAACCTTTGGCGGTGCCGGTGGCCAACATGCTGTCGCTATCGCAGAGTCTCTCGGTATTAGCCAGATCCTTGTCCACCGATATTCATCTGTCCTCTCTGCCTACGGCATGGCACTTGCAGACGTTGTCGATGAGCGACAAGAACCTGATTCTTCAGTCTGGGAAGACAACGGCAAAGTAGTTACCGAGCTgaaggccaagatggagaaattGAAGGACAAGTCGCGAGCCGCTCTGAAAGACCAAGGTTTCGACGAGAACGAGATTGTGTTTGAGGAGTATCTCAACTGCAGATACCGCGGTACTGAGTCCGCTCTCATGATCATCAAGCCtagcgaagaagaagcaaaggcgAGTTTTGATGGAAAAGACTGGGAGTTTGGCAAGGCCTTTGTCAAGCACCATCGCTACGAATTTGGTTTCACGCTGGATGATCGAGACATCATTGTAGATGACGTTAGA CTCAAATCGATCAAAAGACAGGATACTCcctcgaagaagcagcacaGTGAGCAGGAGGTCTACTTTGAAGGCGGCAGAGTCAAGACTCCTGTCTACAAGCTCAAGGACTTGAACGAGGGTGATGTGGTCAATGGACCAGCTATGCTAGCGGACGGAACTCAAACTATTGTTGTGACTCCACGCACCAAGGCTCTCATTACAGGAACACATGTTGTTCTGGACATTTCAAAGGAAGGCACCAAAGATGA GTCCCACAACACCGGAGGAGATCGCGAAGTCGACCCCATCATGCTCAGTATCTTCGGGCACAGATTTATGGCCATTGCGGAACAGATGGGCCGAGCTTTGCAAAAGACGAGTGTCAGCACAAATGTCAAAGAAAGACTCGATTTCTCCTGTGCCATATTTGATGCCTCTGGCAACCTGGTAGCCAACGCACCACACTTGCCCGTGCATCTAGGAAGCATGAGCCACTTGGTCCGTCGACAGGCAGAGATCTGGAAAGGAAGACTACAAAAAGGAGACGTCATCATTTCCAACCACCCTTCGTACGGAGGCACTCATCTTCCAGACGTGACGCTAGTGATGCCCGCTTTCGACCCCAAGGGCGAGAACATTCTCTTTTACGCAGCATCCCGAGCCCACCATGCCGACATTGGTGGAATCAGCGCCGGCAGCATGCCACCGCACTCTCGCGAGCTATTTCAAGAGGGAGCTTCTATCAAGAGCGAGAAGTTGGTCAGCGGCGGCAAATTCGACGAGGAGCGGGTTATCGAGCTCTTCTACAATGAGCCGGCCCAGTACCCTGGATGCAGTGGCACACGAAGCCTTGCAGATAACATCAATGACCTTAAAGCTCAGGTATCTGCCAACAACAAGGGCATTTCTCTTATTGAGACTCTGATCGATGAATACGGTGAGGAAACTGTCCAGTTTTACATGGTCAACATCCAGAAGAATGCCGAGATGTGCGTACGACGACTGCTCAAGGACGTCTATAAGCGGTTCGAGGGCAAGGAGTTGTCTGCTGTGGACTATATGGATGACGGAACTCCCATTCGGCTCAAAGTTACCATCGATCCCGAAGCAGGCGAGGCCGAGTTTGACTTTGAAGGAACTGGGCCTGAAGTGTACGGCAACATCAATGCTCCCCAAGCAATCACCTTTAGCGCCATCATCTACTGCCTACGCTGCCTCATCTCTGAAGATATCCCCTTGAACCAAGGATGTCTGAAGCCAATCCACGTCAAGATTCCTCCCAAATCTCTCCTTTCGCCATCTGGCAACGCGGCTGTGGTTGGTGGAAACGTGCTCACCAGTCAGCGAATTACCGATGTCGTTTTCAAGGCCTTCCAAGCCTGCGCCGCCAGCCAGGGATGTTGCAACAACCTCACATTCGGCTTTGGAGGAAACCAATCCGGCAAGGAAGCCGTCAAGGGCTTTGGCTACTACGAGACTATTGCAGGTGGAAGTGGCGCCGGGCCTGACTGGGTTGGCACGAGCGGCGTGCACGTCCATATGACCAACACGAGAATCACGGACTCAGAGATCTTTGAGCGAAGATATCCCGTCATCTTGAAAGAGTTTTCCATTCGAAAAGGATCGGGAGGCGATGGTCAGCACCGTGGTGGCGACGGAGTCATCCGAGATATAGAGTTCCGCATACCCCTGCAAGTGTCGATCCTTAGCGAGAGGCGTGTATACCATCCATATGGCCTCAACGGTGGCGAGGACGCCCAGTGTGGATTGAACCTGTGG ctccaaggagaagaagactcaGGACAGACGGAATACGAAGAGCGGCACATCAACCTGGGAGCTAAAAACACGGCTGCCATGTCGGCAGGGGACCGCATCATCATATGCACCCCGGGAGGCGGTGGCTGGGGAAAGCCAGGCgaaaagagccaagagagaaaaagagccGATGTCACTGAGAGCTGGAGCAAGGGCAGTTTCGCGGCTAGAGAAGAGACTGCTTTGCAGGCTTAG
- a CDS encoding nmrA-like family domain-containing protein has translation MMRIAVAGGRGFGFLLATELAQAANAYNVVVLSRSARPEFDQFDVQVHVVDYHDHGSLGYALQGVDLVISTISGAEQLNLIDASGRGRVRMFVPSEFEGSLSRRQSRNGNDPLDRGSSQALALLKQWSESSRMKYTVFSCGLFMERFHPYGLANTFNIGHGSGVGGAGEFLVNFSTATAEYAERDSKGHSVRVCLTSVYDVVRYVVAAVDLGPSHWPQEFTMCGDRMTVRDLINACSTASNAVFTRHVRQYAELETYLSYSAQLCDYDKVAYYQRLVATANGRYDFSQATLNEAVNGSSSVNVQPVTFGAWLASIWTQAF, from the exons ATGATGCGGATTGCAGTCGCCGGCGGAAGAGGCTTCGGATTCCTGCTGGCGACGGAACTAGCACAGGCGGCGAATGCCTACAACGTCGTCGTTCTATCAAGATCT GCAAGACCCGAATTCGATCAATTTGACGTCCAAGTTCACGTCGTGGACTATCACGACCACGGCAGCCTTGGCTATGCGCTCCAGGGGGTCGACCTGGTCATATCAACCATCTCGGGCGCCGAGCAGCTGAACCTCATCGATGCCTCTGGGCGCGGGCGCGTCCGCATGTTTGTGCCCTCGGAGTTCGAAGGGTCGCTCAGCCGCCGACAGTCACGCAACGGCAACGATCCCCTGGATCGCGGGTCATCGCAGGCTCTCGCCTTGCTGAAGCAGTGGTCCGAATCATCACGAATGAAATACACCGTCTTCTCGTGCGGCCTCTTCATGGAGCGGTTTCACCCCTACGGGCTCGCCAATACGTTCAACATCGGCCACGGCTCTGGCGTTGGCGGCGCTGGCGAATTCCTCGTCAACTTTAGCACGGCCACGGCCGAGTACGCAGAGCGAGACTCCAAGGGGCATTCAGTACGTGTCTGCCTGACATCGGTGTACGACGTGGTGCGATACGTCGTGGCAGCCGTCGACCTGGGACCCTCACATTGGCCCCAGGAGTTTACTATGTGCGGGGACCGGATGACAGTCCGAGACCTCATCAACGCTTGCAGCACCGCCTCCAATG CGGTGTTTACGCGGCACGTACGGCAGTACGCGGAGCTGGAGACGTACCTCAGCTACTCTGCTCAGCTGTGCGACTATGACAAGGTGGCATACTATCAGAGGCTCGTTGCGACGGCCAACGGGCGATACGATTTTTCGCAGGCGACGCTGAATGAAGCCGTCAacgggagcagcagcgtcaACGTACAGCCAGTCACATTTGGCGCCTGGTTAGCAAGCATATGGACTCAAGCATTTTGA
- a CDS encoding ankyrin repeats (3 copies) domain-containing protein: MAASSVGTDDDTWALAFKLAQERESNLMLAYEEYLFSLQGDNAASGDMSIPEIIQSIVKRTIEEEEKKNWRVLLFGADFEVRIQVQRLTKFLLWSESIVKAAMSSQPYAALAWSGVSLLLPLITRNMKQKVAMLKGFNLIGDIQMYWRIWEETCLLSLNKSSYEQYLAKLYSVIIEYQARVLCHLSRRQLSREWNDIINPEEWDKKIQEIRRLDEECRNTLHVVNADQIERDWREQLIEMQESRGFLGKTHNTLLESGAEIQENYEDQRERALLQTLSSDYEGHKDLIPRKMEGTFEWFFADERFRNWRNSNVSSLLFVSADPGWGKSVLSRSLIDERRLSTNATTSIVCHFFFKDGDDSRMHPHNALSAILHQLFTHDPTGSLITQALPRYKNFGEALTHKFSELWKILLRCASLLNSGEIICVIDGLDECHVDSRWIFIDELKEFYRHPQGSSSKLKFLITSRPFGDIDIHFEKLSGATSYLRFDGDDKSAEISHDVDSIINFRVNEITQNFTENDRRLIADRLESMEHRTYLWLYFTLDIIKRITSQYGKGLDVDAVLSSLSSSLSEAYENILSRTATRPLTLAEANFALTLATAEPEHRFESHAILQDELWSLNNVKDDLINLCGLFIRVDDGKLYFIHPTAREFLVHPQRQGEWQGRFHDMSKSHSIMSSEAVEASSSRKDALALCCAANVWISIIYLSARTDEWKNWTSLDLASKFGLDQIVQMMLEAGADVDTQGSFGTPLQIAAYRGHGEIVQMLLDNGASMSLHAYRTNTALCGASDQGHVEIVKMLLDSGADVNMRGKGEWGYSGTALQAAANYSHEEIVQILLNHGADVNVRGGLWGTALQAASKNNHTEVVRMLSGRGAVINT, from the exons ATGGCCGCTTCTTCAGTAGGCACCGATGATGACACATGGGCTCTTGCGTTCAAACTGGCTcaggagagggagagcaaTTTAATGCTTGCTTATGAGGAGTATCTATTCTCTCTGCAAGGCGATAACGCAGCCAGTGGAGACATGTCGATCCCCGAAATCATCCAATCAATTGTAAAAAGGACGatagaagaggaagaaaagaagaattggcGCGTCTTGCTCTTTGGCGCAGATTTTGAGGTCAGAATACAAGTTCAGAGGCTGACAAAATTCCTCCTCTGGTCCGAGTCAATCGTCAAGGCTGCTATGAGCAGCCAGCCATACGCAGCGTTAGCATGGTCGGGCGTCTCATTGCTTCTTCCG CTCATCACACGCAACATGAAGCAAAAAGTGGCAATGTTAAAGGGCTTCAATTTGATTGGCGATATACAAATGTACTGGCGAATCTGGGAAGAGACATGCCTTCTATCCCTAAACAAATCGTCCTACGAACAGTACTTGGCCAAGTTGTATTCCGTCATAATTGAATACCAGGCTCGAGTTTTATGCCATCTCTCCAGACGCCAGCTCTCTCGAGAATGGAACGATATCATTAACCCTGAAGAATGGGACAAGAAGATACAAGAAATTCGGCGGCTAGATGAAGAATGCCGCAATACCCTCCATGTGGTTAACGCAGATCAGATTGAGAGAGATTGGAGGGAACAGCTAATTGAGATGCAAGAGTCGCGGGGTTTCCTGGGTAAAACTCACAATACTCTCCTGGAAAGCGGAGCTGAAATTCAGGAGAACTACGAAGatcagagagagagggctCTCCTCCAAACCCTCTCGTCCGATTATGAAGGTCACAAAGACTTGATTCCTCGGAAGATGGAAGGAACTTTTGAGTGGTTCTTCGCTGATGAGAGATTTCGCAACTGGCGAAATAGCAACGTCTCTagtcttctcttcgtctctgCCGACCCAGGATGGGGGAAATCCGTCTTGTCGCGATCGCTGATCGATGAGCGACGGTTGTCAACCAACGCCACAACATCAATCGTctgtcatttcttcttcaaggatgGTGACGATAGCCGAATGCACCCTCACAATGCGCTTTCTGCAATACTTCACCAGCTCTTCACTCATGACCCTACCGGGAGTTTGATTACACAAGCACTTCCTAGGTATAAGAATTTTGGCGAAGCATTGACTCATAAATTTTCTGAGCTATGGAAGATTCTATTGAGATGCGCCAGTTTATTGAATTCCGGAGAAATCATCTGTGTTATCGATGGCCTCGATGAATGCCATGTGGACAGCAGATGGATATTTATCGATGAGCTCAAGGAGTTTTATCGGCATCCCCAGGGGTCGTCCTCGAAGCTCAAATTTCTTATAACCAGCCGTCCATTTGGAGATATTGACATCCATTTCGAGAAGTTATCTGGCGCTACTTCGTATCTACGATTCGATGGTGACGACAAGTCTGCAGAGATCAGTCACGATGTCGATTCGATCATCAACTTTAGAGTGAACGAAATTACACAGAATTTTACAGAAAACGACCGCCGCCTAATTGCTGATCGACTCGAAAGCATGGAGCATCGCACATATCTCTGGTTATACTTTACACTTGACATTATCAAGAGAATTACGAGCCAATATGGCAAAGGCCTGGATGTGGACGCTGTTCTCTCTAGCCTATCCTCCTCGTTATCTGAAGCCTACGAAAATATTCTATCCAGAA CAGCAACGCGTCCTCTGACTTTGGCCGAGGCCAACTTCGCCTTGACGCTGGCTACAGCAGAACCGGAACACCGGTTTGAATCCCACGCCATCTTGCAAGATGAGCTCTGGTCCTTAAATAATGTTAAGGATGACTTGATAAACCTATGCGGACTCTTTATTAGAGTCGATGATGGAAAGCTATATTTTATTCACCCAACAGCTAGAGAGTTTCTTGTTCATCCACAAAGGCAGGGAGAATGGCAGGGACGCTTTCACGACATGTCGAAGTCGCACAGCATAATGTCTTCA GAAGCTGTCGAAGCCAGCTCATCCCGGAAAGATGCGCTGGCTCTCTGTTGCGCAGCCAACGTTTGGATATCAATCATTTATCTGTCTGCGCGGACTGATGAATGGAAAAACTGGACGAGTCTTGATCTTGCTAGCAAATTTGGTCTCGACCAA ATTGTTCAGATGATGCTGGAAGCTGGCGCTGATGTTGATACGCAAGGATCATTTGGCACGCCGCTTCAAATAGCAGCATATCGCGGACATGGAGAGATCGTCCAGATGTTGCTGGACAATGGCGCCAGTATGAGTTTGCACGCATATAGGACCAACACAGCGCTTTGCGGGGCATCAGACCAAGGGCATGTAGAGATtgtcaagatgctgctggacAGCGGTGCTGATGTAAATATGCGAGGAAAA GGAGAGTGGGGCTATAGCGGCACAGCACTTCAAGCAGCGGCAAATTATAGCCACGAAGAGATTGTCCAGATACTTCTGAATCATGGTGCTGATGTTAATGTGCGCGGAGGGCTCTGGGGTACGGCGCTTCAAGCAGCATCGAAAAATAACCATACAGAAGTTGTTCGGATGCTGagtggaagaggagcagtAATAAATACCTAG
- a CDS encoding membrane-associating domain-containing protein yields the protein MALDRIVNIVLRAAELVFATIVAGVTGQHLHQYRHASSWSQGRFIYTEVVAALSMFFALIWLVPFSWSFVHWPVDIILSLAWWAAFGLLVNLLGNSCGYIFDWNNVHPINGDQCGKFKADIAFTFLSALLWLVSALLGIFWVRGHERRAAQVDAAHRQHHRRWYRRSRV from the exons ATGGCGCTCGATCGCATCGTCAACATCGTCCTGCGGGCCGCAGAGCTCGTCTTCGCTACCATCGTCGCCGGTGTGACGGGCCAGCACCTTCACCAATACCGCCATGCATCGTCCTGGTCTCAGGGCCGTTTCATTTACACCGAGGTGGTGGCGGCCCTGTCCATGTTCTTTGCGCTGATATGGCTCGTACCCTTCTCTTGGTCCTTTGTGCATTGGCCAGTGGATatcatcctcagccttgcctgGTGGGCTGCCTTTGGCCTCTTGGTCAAC TTGCTGGGTAACTCTTGTGGCTACATCTTCGACTGGAACAATGTCCACCCCATCAATGGTGACCAGTGTGGCAAGTTCAAGGCCGACATTGCCTTTACCTTCctctcagctcttctttggctcGTTTCCGCCCtgctcggcatcttctggGTTCGCGGCCATGAGCGCCGTGCTGCCCAAGTCGATGCTGCCCAccgccagcaccaccgccgctgGTACCGACGAAGCCGCGTCTAA